Proteins co-encoded in one Parus major isolate Abel chromosome 17, Parus_major1.1, whole genome shotgun sequence genomic window:
- the PDCL gene encoding phosducin-like protein, which translates to MTTTDDKLLGEKLQYYYSSSEGEDEDSEKEDKEGESSIPENVGEVELSSDGSAVNTGPKGVINDWRRFKQLETEQRQEQRREMERLIKKLSMTCRSHLDDEADKQKQKELEEKINGKMTLQEYNMIHNDEDDEEFLQRYRKQRMEEMRQQLYSGQQFKQVFEITSGEAFLDTVDKEHKSTLIMIHIYEDDIPGTESLNGCMICLAAEYPTVKFCRVKSSLIGASTRFTNNALPALLVYKAGELIGNFVRITDQLGEDFFAVDLEAFLQECGLLPEKDLLLLTSIHNPSACYSEDSDLEID; encoded by the exons ATGACTACTACGGATGATAAACTGCTTGGTGAGAAGCTGCAGTATTATTATAGCAGCAGCGAGGGTGAGGATGAAGACAGTGAGAAGGAGGATAAAGAAGGGGAGAGCAGCATTCCTGAAAATGTAGGCGAGGTGGAGCTCAGCAGTGATGGCAGCGCTGTCAATACAG GTCCCAAGGGAGTCATTAATGACTGGCGAAGATTTAAGCAGCTGGAAACAGAGCAGCGGCAGGAGCAGCGCAGGGAGATGGAGAGGCTCATTAAGAAGCTGTCCATGACATGCAGGTCTCACTTGGATGACGAGGCTGAtaagcagaagcagaaagagcTTGAAGAAAAAATCAATGGAAAG ATGACTTTACAAGAATACAACATGATCCACAATGATGAGGATGACGAGGAATTCTTGCAGCGCTACAGGAAGCAGCGGATGGAGGAGATGAGGCAGCAGTTGTACAGTGGGCAGCAATTCAAGCAGGTCTTTGAGATCACCAGTGGAGAAGCATTTCTGGACACCGTGGACAAAGAGCATAAGAGCACATTGATCATGATCCATATTTATGAAGATGATATCCCTGGCACTGAATCCCTGAATGGCTGCATGATCTGCCTGGCTGCTGAGTACCCAACAGTGAAATTCTGCAGAGTGAAGAGTTCACTCATTGGTGCCAGCACTCGCTTCACTAACAatgccctgccagctctgctggtcTACAAGGCAGGGGAGCTCATTGGCAATTTTGTGCGCATCACCGACCAGCTTGGAGaagatttttttgctgtagACCTGGAGGCTTTTCTGCAGGAATGTGGTTTGCTGCCAGAAAAAGACCTACTGCTCCTGACTTCTATACATAATCCATCTGCATGTTACAGTGAAGACAGTGATCTGGAAATAGACTGA
- the PTGS1 gene encoding prostaglandin G/H synthase 1, with amino-acid sequence ARAPPAAGLRLLLAHAVLLCAAGSAAGTGSVNPCCYFPCQNQGVCVRVGLRGYECDCTRTGYYGVNCTSPEFWTRLHNLLKPSPAFYHFILTHFKWFWDIINSTFIRDTLMRLVLTVRANLIPSPPTFNSDYGYISWEAYANVSYYTRILPPVPDDCPTPMGTKGKLQLPDPQLLAERFLLRQKFEADPRGTNMMFAFFAQHFTHQFFKTSGKMGRGFTKALGHGVDLGHLYGDNLQRQHQLRLFRDGKLKFQVVDGEVYPPMVTEAPVHMVYPSGVPKEQQLAVGQEVFGLLPGLCVYATLWLREHNRVCDLLKRDHPTWSDEQLFQTARLILIGETIKMVIEDYVQHLSGYYLSLKFDPELLFGSQFQYRNRIAVEFNQLYHWHGLMPDSFIIQGQEYSYKQFLYNTSMLMDYGVEALVESFSKQVAGRIGGGHTINANVLHVAVGVIKESRQLRLQPFNEYRKRFGLKPYKSFQELTGEEEKAAELEELYGDIDALEFYLGLLLEKPQPNGIFGESMVEIGAPFSLKGLFGNPICSPDYWKPSTFGGATGFEIVKTASLKKLVCLNVKKCPYVAFHVPDAAEHGSPRAGGSSTEL; translated from the exons GCCCGGGCCCCTCCGGCCGCGGGGCTCCGGCTGCTGCTCGCCCACGCCGTGCTGCTCTGCGCCGCCGGGAGCGCCGCCGGCACCGGCTCCG TGAATCCCTGTTGCTATTTCCCCTGCCAGAACCAAGGGGTGTGTGTGAGGGTGGGCCTGAGAGGATACGAGTGCGACTGCACACGGACGGGCTACTACGGGGTGAACTGCACCTCCC CTGAATTCTGGACACGTCTCCACAACCTCCTGAAGCCCAGTCCTGCCTTCTACCACTTCATCCTGACCCACTTCAAGTGGTTTTGGGACATTATCAACAGCACCTTCATCAGGGACACGCTCATGAGGCTCGTGCTGACAG TTCGTGCCAATCTCATCCCCAGCCCCCCCACTTTCAACTCTGACTATGGCTACATCAGCTGGGAGGCCTATGCCAACGTCAGCTATTACACCCGCATCCTCCCACCCGTGCCGGACGACTGCCCCACGCCCATGGGGACCAAAG ggaagctgcagctccccgacccccagctcctggcagagagGTTCCTGCTGCGGCAGAAGTTTGAAGCTGATCCCCGAGGCACCAACATGATGTTTGCCTTCTTCGCCCAGCATTTCACCCACCAGTTCTTCAAGACATCTGGGAAGATGGGACGCGGCTTCACCAAGGCGCTGGGGCACGGG gTGGACCTGGGACATTTGTACGGGGACAACCTGCAGCGGCAGCACCAGCTGCGACTCTTCCGAGATGGGAAGCTGAAATTTCAG gtggTGGATGGAGAGGTGTACCCGCCCATGGTCACTGAGGCTCCGGTTCACATGGTGTACCCGTCGGGAGTgcccaaggagcagcagctggcagtggggcaggaggtGTTCGGGCTGCTGCCGGGGCTCTGCGTGTACGCCACGCTCTGGCTACGCGAGCACAACCGCGTCTGTGACCTGCTCAAGCGGGACCATCCCACCTGGAGTGACGAGCAGCTCTTCCAGACGGCGCGGCTCATCCTCATCG GGGAGACCATTAAGATGGTTATTGAAGACTACGTCCAGCACCTCAGTGGGTACTACCTGAGCCTCAAGTTCGACCCCGAGCTGTTGTTCGGGTCACAGTTCCAGTACCGGAATCGCATCGCAGTGGAGTTCAACCAGCTCTATCACTGGCACGGGCTGATGCCTGACTCCTTCATCATCCAGGGACAGGAGTACAGCTACAAGCAGTTCCTCTACAACACCTCCATGCTCATGGACTACGGCGTGGAGGCGCTGGTGGAGTCCTTTTCCAAGCAGGTGGCAGGAAGG atTGGTGGGGGACACACCATCAATGCCAATGTCTTGCACGTGGCTGTTGGGGTTATCAAGGAGTCCCggcagctgaggctgcagcctTTCAATGAGTATCGGAAAAGGTTTGGCCTGAAGCCCTACAAGTCCTTCCAGGAGCTGACAG gagaggaagaaaaggcagcagaactGGAAGAGCTGTATGGAGACATTGATGCTCTGGAGTTTTACCTAGGCTTGCTGCTCGAGAAACCCCAACCCAACGGCATTTTTGGGGAAAGCATGGTGGAGATTGGAGCTCCATTTTCCCTAAAGGGGCTTTTTGGAAATCCCATCTGCTCCCCAGACTACTGGAAACCCAGCACATTTGGTGGAGCAACCGGCTTTGAGATTGTTAAGACGGCATCCCTCAAGAAGCTCGTGTGCCTCAATGTGAAGAAGTGCCCGTACGTGGCGTTCCACGTGCCAGATGCTGCGGAACACGGCAGCCCTCGGGCTGGTGGATCATCTACAGAGCTCTAG